The Kryptolebias marmoratus isolate JLee-2015 linkage group LG21, ASM164957v2, whole genome shotgun sequence genome segment tttatggtttaaaagTCAAACATATAAGGcttacagaataataaaaaagagacaataaaAGGTACAGTTAAGCAGAACAAGTGCTTTAATAAACTGGTTGGAGTGAACGCTTGTGGAATGCAGTGCATTGTTATCATTAAATGTGAAGTACAATAAACATacaattatttcagttttcaccTCTCTtccactgaagaaaaacaaccgTTATCAGAGTGTAACACACAGACATGCGCTCTCGCTCTCTCGCACACACAATGTTTCGAACAACACCCAggtcaaaaagcaaaaagaggcTGTTGAAAGACCAAAGCTCGCCCTGCAGGCGTAGATCGGATTCTGTGCAAGGCCATCGAACACAATCAGTTTACTTAAAGCAATCTggaagtttaaaagaaatctaCCAGGCGGCTGCAGGTGACGCTCGGTCTTTTTGCATCTTGCTTTTGGGTTACATACGAGCACTGCACAGCtcactccattttttttttttaaccacagaggaacataaaaaataaaattaaaataaacccaaaacatttattttaaccaaaagATACTTTACACTAAACACAATGTTCTTTAGCTCATGAAGACGGGGGGGTTGGGACTGCTGAGAAGATACTTTTGGCGAGTTCACGGTGGCGGCAGGTTGACTGGTCAGCGTGGAGCTGATGGAGGGGGGGTACAGGTACAGGTACAGGTGTGTTATCACTCCGGAGCTGATCATTCAAAACCAGAAtgaggaaaaccaaaaacagaaaactcaaTTCTACCAGGAGCGGAACAGGGCGAGACATTCGATACGACCTTTTGTACATTAAGAGCACgtggaaacaaagaaatcacGACGAAAACCACCGACGGGGGGagaactagctgctgctgtcacaaatataaccaaaaacaaactgtggacAAAGCCaccttcaaacagaaaacaactggAATGGTTTTATTGGAGCTAACAAATGTAAATACAGAGGTGCCGATTgggaggggggggaaaaaaacccaacaacaaagTAAACACCCCATTATTAAAATAAccatttacatttgttttttttttttaaaaaaaagattacaaaatataaaattaaataatttggaGTATAAAGGCACACATCTTGCACAGTGTATACAAAGAAAACGGTGTGAATTAAAGCGTGGCAGGGACCATTTAACACCAACGTGGGGCGAAGTGGAGAGACGGGGACGTCACATgcgctcttttttttatttttacacttttaatgTACAACTAGAATCTGTAAAAACTCAACCACCACCTTTTCTTCATGACCACAGCACCATCACTCGTTCCAAAGAGTGgcttcctttttcctttttatttctttttttaaataccactATATTTGGAGACTAAAATccaatgtaaaaatataaatgtgaacATTATTTATGACGAAGAAACAAACATTGTGATGGAAGCTTTTTGCATGAGTTAGAAGAGTCAAAAAGGACAAGTTgacctggtttttttttttttttagttgatacaagacaccacacacacacacacacacaagcacttTTCTCACTTACACACAAGTATATTGCATTTCCCTTGTTAAGACCGTATCGACTAATTGGGGTCGTATTCGTAACATTTGGTTCCTTTCCTCTTGTgcaaaatatacaaaattattaaaaacaaaacaaaaaaaaatgagcaagaCAATACATAAAAATCaccagaaataataataaaaaaaatatcaaaagttaACACATTGATGAACACCAGAGTCACAAACAGGTTAGAGAAATGATGCTTTTGGTGTTAATGAATCAACAAATCATCGCTGTAGCTACTCTTCCCGACCTGCCTCCTCCCTGTTTACAACTTCTGAACACTGACACCTCCCGCCCGGGCCGTCCAGAGGGAGGTGCTGGTACGATGTTGGAGGTAAACTTCCTTCTTTATGCCCTGAACGCGCGAGCGCCGTCGCACGGACGCCTGGTTCGAAaccgaaacaaaacaaaaagcgtGCTGCTTAAAGGATCGTAAATGGatcaaaaaaaatttaattcttCCGCTTGTAAGACGAAGCAAAAACGtcggggtggtggtggggaagACGGGATTTAAGATCAGGCTTGTAAGGTTCAGGTTCTTCTTCTTCGTGGAACAGAACAACAACGAAACCAAAGTGCAACAGTTTGGATCTGAATCATAAGGTGCTGCTGGAAACTGAAAGTTCAGGGCTGACGTTCGCCGGCGAGCAGAAAACCGCCGCCGGACGTCTTCAAAGCGAAGAAGCCGTCCGTCTCCGAGCGCTGAAGAGACACGTTCGGCCCTTCGGCGCTCGGAGACAGACAGCGTGAGGCGTAAACGACGCTTCAGCCAACGAGACGAGAACGACGCACGGGGACAAGAGGAGACGGAGGACGACCGGAGTCCTTTTAGGACTGGCTTCGGTTTATTGGCCGAATGGAAGACGGGTTTTCTCACAAGCCTTCTCTGTTCGCTCCTCACCGCGGAAACGAACCCCGTCCTCcccaaccaaaacaaaaaacgaaaaaCATTCGAATAGAACACGCAGGCGCTGGATGTCGTGTTAGGgagcgatttaaaaaaaatgaaataataaaataaaaagccacaagCCTACATCACAAACAACTCGTATGAAAAATGTAATGACTTGGACATTTGCTTTTAACCAAAAACCACGCGAACAGAACTCAACAGAGGAGAGGTTTAATGTAAACGAACGTTTTGTTTAGCTGCAGTGTGGCACCCCGCTGAAagagagaagcaaaaaaaaacaacaacaacaaaaagaaaaagcaaaggaaGTGGATGAAGGAGAGAGACACAGCCATCACGGCACCTCAACAACTCCGTTTCCTCTCCGTCACCTCCTCGCCCTCCCTCTGCGCCCTCGCTGCTCCTGGAGGCTATGACAGGATGGTGGTGATGAAGTCATAAAATCTCTTGGAGTATTGCTCTGGGTTCACCGTGGAGATCTCGGCTCCGGCCTGCAGACGACCCAGGAGAGATTTTTGTTACTCGTTACCAACCTGAAGACGGAGCAGCTCCTCTCCCCACGGCGAACACAAACATGGCGGAAACTCAgtcgtttttacagatactgagctgaactctggagtggaagtagctgagagtcatccccatcgtATACTCTGAGCTCAAACAGACCACATCAGATCTTtagttaaaactctggcttgcAGGGCGGCTGGCGATATGCATGTCTTCAAGGAAATAACATTACATCAATGTAGaaatctttcattttctgtgacatTTAGATCCAGAAAATGAAGcactattttccttttttcttaaaaaaaataacataaacttTATATTTGGAACTCAACTCTTCAATTCAAGGAGTTACTTGGCACTGAGctgattaaaaaggaaaatattccATTTATAAGCTATAAGTGTTTGTAATAATCttaatttgtttacataaattgtaaaaattgaAGTCAAAccaaatgttgaaaacaaaactatagaAACCTGCAGGAGGCTGTGCTGATCtataaagtaaaactgattttctgtagctcaatatttatatatatttaagtttttttttttaaaagaaaaggatttTAGGGAATTAAGAGGCAAATTTACTgagaaaaacaagtgaaagaattaaaggattttaatgatttttgatTTAAACGGTGGTGCTGATGagtctaaaaacaaataaaatataataatttgaTTAAAGCCAGGAAaggtaataataaaatatgaaatgagTGTTAGTTTAGATGGCTCCCAGACTAAAAAAAGGTGATTTGGAGACCTAAACTATTCAGGTTCTGGTTAAAGAACCGCCACGCCTCAGTGACGTACCCCGTGTTTGACAGTTTTGGCGGCGTGGGCAGCTTTCTTCTTGGCGTCATAATGCTGCAGGATGTCTATGATAGCCATGAAGTAAACCTCCTTCCTGGGAGCACCTGTAGTTGGAAACAAACGAGCCCAAAGTGagaatttatacaaaaaaaaataatacacaaaCATATCCACCAGGGGGAGCCCTCAGGTCTATTTTCCCCGGGAGTCTGCTCACTGTCATTGCTTTTGATGGCGTAGACGTCGATGGCAGGATCAAACTCTCCGGGTGACAGAGGCTTGGTGCTGTCCAGGGTGTTGCTGGGACTGTCCGGGGGTGTCCCAATACCCCCTCCGTCGCTCtcgccctcctcctccgcctcgtTGTCCTcgctctccacctcctcctgctcgGCCCGCTCCACGTCGTGGATCCCCACCAGCAGGCTGTAATCCATGAGCTTCAGCTGGGCCAGGAACTGCAGGCAGGAAGACGAGGGAATAAAAGGACAAGTGGTTAGAGGACAGGTGGGGGTCAAGATGCTGAGGAGGTGGCTTGGAGACAAATGTTGACAGATAAACTGTGAGACGAATGAGACATTTCCAGCACGTACCTCCACATCTTTCCTGAGCTTCTCCAAGAACATCTTCTTGTTCTCCCCATCGATGTGAATCTTCTGGCCGTCATTGATGAAGTCGTTGTCCTTGTAGGTGGGCAGCTCCTTGGCCTGGTTGTTGGTACGAGACATTAGCAGCCAGATACAAGCAGAACGAATCACAAGAACGGCGTTCTGAAAACGGCAGCCGCGAGGAAACTGCTGCTCAAAAGAAACGCCCCGTTTTCTTTTAGAAGATAAGAAAATACTGATCATGATGTAATTACAAGACCCTGGAAGGTGTAACATGAGGTTGGTCAACTTTATCCTCAGAAAACTTACACCACGCCTCATGTTTTGCTCAAcgtaactaaataaaataaaagggcCGTTTCCAAAGACGTGACGGATTCATTTCTTCTCAATCTCAGAAACGAGTCAACAACGTGGGTGTAAACCCTACTGCCTGAAAACACGGTTTGTCGAAATGCTGTGGATTTTCAGATAAGCCTGTCTGAATTAGTCAGATTTAAAGAAACCCTTGTGATGAAATGAGGCGGGTAACTAAAGCTGCAGGCCACAGGCTCACAGCGGAGCACAGATCCATCTGAAGCAACATTTCTACGGGAATTCTtactttaaagatgttttttcccTCATGTTTAATCTGGCAAACACCCTAAGCAGTTTAAAACTTCTGCTGTAATATATTAATTGGTGTAAAATTCATTTCATCAACCAGTAAGTGTTTGCAAACATTAAATGTGTTGGatattttagcatttgttgAACAGAATCGGCACAAAGGCGTGGACTGAGTGGGGTTTTAACGCCGCCGCTGCCGGCAGGGGGAAGAGGTGTTACGCTGGGTGGGACGGGATCTTAGCTCTGAGtcactgaggggaaaaaaaaaagaaagaaaaaataaaagagcaggAAATGAGGTAAGGGGGCAACAGCTGCAGTTTAGCTACTACAATGTTTCTACGGCAGCAGGAGAAAAGCGGCAACACAACTCCAGTAGCACCGGACTGAGCTCAGACAggacacacactcatacacactcAAAACACAGATGATCCCGAGACAAACTGGGACACTGGAGCACATATATACGCACAGACATGGACCTCCAATTTGCAATAAATATGGGATGCATAACTCTGACTGAAACACTATTGATGAGGCTGAAAATGGGACATAAAGAAGCGTTATGAGGCAGACTCCAGGGAGAGCAGAAGTCACGGACTGAGAGTTTCTCCACCgactgagattaaaaaaaaacaaacatcggACTCTCGGATTCCACTtcgaagaaaacagaaaaacaaacatgtgtgTCAGAGGCGGGAAGGAAAACGGACCGCTGCTGAGTCTTACAgctttattctgtttctgtcctttCAGGGCTGCActgaaagcagctttttatgaagctgcttattttttaaaaagacagaaaacaccagATTACAGCTGGACAGAGTAATGTTGTTGAAGGGAAGACGATTAGGCCTTCAACAAACTCTTAATAATTAGTGTCATCTGTGGAAAACTAATATCTTTTTTTGCATTGCAGCAGCAACgaaaagaaggaaataaaaatcattttactcTATAGTCTTTGTAGGTGCTTTAGAATGACggatataaacaaaaatgaacgtgtaaggcaaaacaaagaaaaagagccTGGCCGAGTCAGAAGGTGActggaaataaagaaataaaaggtgtcaaataaataaagaaataaaggtgTATGTTACAGTGAAATACGATTGGTTGAATAGATCATGCCTGATATATGAGCCCTGGTTCTCTTACATCTCTTACGTGTTTCATGGCGCAGTAAAAGCGCGTGGCAATCCGCAGTGTTTGCAGCCTTTGCTGAACGTTACCAGATTTGGGCCGCGGGGGCACATCCTCTggtgggggagggagggggggaggggggaagcgagggatggaggagaggagagaagagaggaaAGAGGAAGGAAGTTGGAAGTAAAggcaaagtgtttaaaaaaaaaaaacagagcatcATAGCTGTTGGTAAACTGGTGGAGGGCTGGAAAAGGGCCACGTTTCCATCGTGGTATAAGCAGGTCCAACAGGCTCATTTTATGCTAATATGTGTTTTTGATCCTAATTATGTTGCTGTTATAATCTTTCCCGGCTGTAATTGTACCTCAGAGAAAGAAAGCAACCTGGCGGTACGCCTCTAAAAAGGAAGGGCTGAGCAGGACGGGAACAACTAAGTTTTCTGTGGGTCTGGACAGGTGTGGCGCTACATCGAAGGGCTTCGGATTTCTGCTCAAAGGGAGATAAATATACCAAGGCAGCTCACGCTCAGCGCTATAATTAAACCACGAGTCCTCAGCAGAGACACCAGCTGGTGCCGCAGCGCAGCGAGGAAAAGCTGTGGACGGTTCTCCTCTGCGATTAACGGCCGACGCATCCTTTCAAAGTTCCAGGTCACAAAACAAACTCTCGTGGCTCAGCTGATCCGTTTACTCCGCCTAATGCTACACAGGAAACGCCGCTGCTGTCcgacaaccaaaaaaaaacaacaaccacgAGACAGCGGCTAAAAGAAACCCCCCAAAtttcttttctgaaaataaataaattaaaaatctaaaataaatcacgTCACACTTCATACATGAGTGGAAAGGAACATGTTGAGAACGTGCAAAAAGAATGGCGCTGGATATAAACATCGGGGATGTGTTAGAAATAATGTCGCTTCAGAAAAGGATGCAGGAAGAAGGTCGTAGCATGCAGATACATGCATGAAAGGAGGAGGGCCATGCAGTTTAGGGGGACCCTGCCGtgcttgttgtttgtgtgtgtagcaGTTTtttcctgaacacacacacaatgtgatGTTTAAAGAAACCACATTATCACACAAAGATAACCTACTGCTGTGTGTGAGAGTGTCATCGTAATGTTTGCACAAAGGTCTTCAGGATTTGATGGAGACATCTTTATTCTTGGCCTGAAGCATGTCTGTGTTCACCCGCAGCTGCACAATATGTCCAACGTTTTATCCaccactgcagcagcagcatcacaaAGTATTGCAGTAAAGTGCGGACGCCAAAATGGATGTCAGTCGACGTGCGTGGCTATAAAATGAGAGCAGCCGAGATGCTGAAGCTCGTGGAGAGTGTGAcgacagaaagagaaaagaggcGTGAGGAAGACGTCACGGCTGCACCTTCTCTGAATTATCAGCTCCGTTTGGGGAAACTGGAGTTCCTATTGTCTGATGTTTGGTCCTGTGTGAGATCTGCTGTCAGCTGAGTgtcaacgtgtgtgtgtgtgtgcgcgtgtgtgtgatCACGTTGTATGTTCCATTCAGCGAGGAAGTATAATAGAAGAATAAGTCACTTCACTTTTGTTACTGttacttcctgttcctgtcgAGCTACAAAGAGTGAAACAGCTTCTGTTTGACTCCATCTTTACTGCCTTTataggcgtgtgtgtgtgtgtgtgagaacatGTGTTGGTTTGTCTATAGAGAGTAATACATCTCATGACGTACTGGTCAGATTTGAAAACTTTCAGAGGATTggaatcattggatgaacgtcTTTTAGTCAaccctgttcaagatggccgccacagcaaagcaacccTAGCAAACTGAGTGGTTGTAATTCAGCCAGTtgtacagacactgagctaaaatctggtgtgacCGTAGCTGAGCGTCAcacccaacacaaactctgacatgaacTGTTGGCGTCAAcactgcctgtctgttagcaaaatatctcatgaacaactggattttaaaaatcatttgagTCTACTTTAGGAATCTAACAGGttcaagatgggtgccacatccaactgaccttagaaaacacaaaactggctctaattgagtcatttttacagacttaACGGCCATATTTCTGTCCTTTCTCATCATGAGACGATCTTCATCTCAAAGTGTCCTGAAGGAAAACTCGGCCTCTAATCTTTCACGTAATCAGCCTTAAATGTTGCTTCTGATCTCTGCTGCTGTACAGTAAGTAGACAGCTGTGCTGCAGGGAAAAAAGGAGGTCAGAGTGCGCTCACGTGTGTGTATCAACTCCTCAGCTGCTTTCTTTTTCCACTCATTCCTTTCAGTCTTGTATTTTCTATTCCTCCATCTGCAGAGGGCTAAATTTAGTTTGGCGATTCCCTGAAGTCTTCTACGCCTCGCTGCCTGGAGCCTCGGCTCAGGTAAAATGTGTCGGAAAGCTTGAGCCGCTCAAGACTGAAAGTGTGGCAGTTCCATCACAGCCAAAGTGTGTAAACAACTACTGGAAAATTATCATTCCCTTCTGATACGAGGAAGATGGCAATCTTTACTACAAAGTCAATAAAGGCAATATCAACAACCTTCTAACCCTCCAATTCCAAGTTATAGAAACATGCCGAACCTTTGCAAtttctgattttagttttttttttagcaggacaatctgtttaaaagccaaaagccaaaaactaaaagcagcatcTGCTTTCAAACAGCAATAACTGCATTGCTTGTATACACAATATACACATCAGATGCACAAAATCATAGATGATTATACAAAAAAGGACTATTCCATCAAGACGACATCTGAGTAAATCTTTGACTCCGACACAAacccagccacacacacacacacacacacacagctctcaGTCTGTCACACAGACAGCAAGCAGGGGAACTAATGGAGCTACAGAAGCGAGGTTAGAGGGAATGAGGCAAATTAAACGAGGGACAAGGAGCATGCAGTGGCTAGAAAAAACGAGGGAATGAAGGGATGAGGTGGGTTCTAATCGAAGAAAATGGATATTCAACGCTGTCACTTCCAAcccaaagagaagaaaaaacaaacgcTCCAGCTGGATGAGTCTGTTTGGGTGATGACAGCGGGCCGGGAACTGAGCGAAGCTGTGTCGGCTTCTGAGCACACCGGAGACACAGGCTGTTCTCTCTCTCGTTTTCTAATTATCCAGCAGCTCAGTCAGCATAACTGAGTCATCGGtggtgcatgttttttttaatctattttaaaagACACATTGGTTAAATTTAGTGAGTGTGTAAAATGACACTGAAATTCGAAATTGGCCTTATTTCTCCTGATATTCCTGAACCACAAAATGCTTTTTCCTGCAAGGTACAACGGGATTTAGCAATTTCTTTTCGcctaaaatgcagaaaattagCAAACGGCTGACgattttctgtttgaagaatATCAGAGAGGCTGGTTGGTCCTGTGAAGATGTAAAAATGAGTATGAGCTGCAGAATCCCGGCTCACGGCAGGTAACTGTACCTTCTCCTTGTCGCTGGCCTCTCTTGCCACAGTAGAACCCTGCAAGAATAAAACAGAGTGATTCAAAAGTCTTTCATTAGGACTAATCATTACCAAATGGATCAAAAAGGTTTGAAGAAGTACTAAAAGATCCAATAAAGATTAAAGGCAGCGGAGGATTGGTAGAGTGTCACGTTCTTTCCCCTCCTACCTTCAGATCGTATTTTTTGTAGACAGACAGGCGGTGGGAGAAGACGTTGCGCGTGACGATCATGTAGGTCTCGTCTCCGTCCACCGTGAGACGGTACATCCCCAGGAACTGAGGCAGCAGCGTGTTGCCATGGCACTCCACGATGAACTACCAGaaaggagagagagggggggaatACAAATTTACGGCCCTCTTAGAGGCACAATGGGTGTTTGCAGCCTGCACAAGCGGGTAAGaaagaaaagtagaaaacacAGCGTGAGCCCCTTTACGGGCTTTGTTCAGTgatcaactttgaagtgataaATGGGCAGGAAGGTCCTATGGGCTCTCTTAGAACAGCTCTCCAGGGAAATCTGTACCATGATAATGtctaattgtgtgaatgcttttaagcattcacaccattgttttcctgtttctctttattattctttaactattccgtacgtttttcggcatctatCGCAGGCCGCAATATTTAAGcgatttcagccattcaggtatcaaaacgttcagcttgttcaggagaagggtgctatgacttttggtattgatatcttttaaggtttttaaaatattaaggtttttcagcaattttttttctcattgaaatacaTTGAAATTCCGTTTCCAACTGTCAgatcttcctgctgtttgaaagCTCGCTACTTCAGCAAACTTCCACCTAGAAACGCCATTCaaggtttgaagaaaacatAAGACATTCAACTCTTACTGTATGATTCAGCTTTTGGATATCTTGTatagttttattaatatcactgtttaaaaaagttaaNNNNNNNNNNNNNNNNNNNNNNNNNNNNNNNNNNNNNNNNNNNNNNNNNNNNNNNNNNNNNNNNNNNNNNNNNNNNNNNNNNNNNNNNNNNNNNNNNNNNNNNNNNNNNNNNNNNNNNNNNNNNNNNNNNNNNNNNNNNNNNNNNNNNNNNNNNNNNNNNNNNNNNNNNNNNNNNNNNNNNNNNNNNNNNNNNNNNNNNNNNNNNNNNNNNNNNNNNNNNNNNNNNNNNNNNNNNNNNNNNNNNNNNNNNNNNNNNNNNNNNNNNNNNNNNNNNNNNNNNNNNNNNNNNNNNNNNNNNNNNNNNNNNNNNNNNNNNNNNNNNNNNNNNNNNNNNNNNNNNNNNNNNNNNNNNNNNNNNNNNNNNNNNNNNNNNNNNNNNNNNNNNNNNNNNNNNNNNNNNNNNNNNNNNNNNNNNNNNNNNNNNNNNNNNNNNNNNNNNNNNNNNNNNNNNNNNNNNNNNNNNNNNNNNNNNNNNNNNNNNNNNNNNNNNNNNNNNNNNNNNNNNNNNNNNNNNNNNNNNNNNNNNNNNNNNNNNNNNNNNNNNNNNNNNNNNNNNNNNNNNNNNNNNNNNNNNNNNNNNNNNNNNNNNNNNNNNNNNNNNNNNNNNNNNNNNNNNNNNNNNNNNNNNNNNNNNNNNNNNNNNNNNNNNNNNNNNNNNNNNNNNNNNNNNNNNNNNNNNNNNNNNNNNNNNNNNNNNNNNNNNNNNNNNNNNNNNNNNNNNNNNNNNNNNNNNNNNNNNNNNNNNNNNNNNNNNNNNNNNNNNNNNNNNNNNNNNNNNNNNNNNNNNNNNNNNNNNNNNNNNNNNNNNNNNNNNNNNNNNNNNNNNNNNNNNNNNNNNNNNNNNNNNNNNNNNNNNNNNNNNNNNNNNNNNNNNNNNNNNNNNNNNNNNNNNNNNNNNNNNNNNNNNNNNNNNNNNNNNNNNNNNNNNNNNNNNNNNNNNNNNNNNNNNNNNNNNNNNNNNNNNNNNNNNNNNNNNNNNNNNNNNNNNNNNNNNNNNNNNNNNNNNNNNNNNNNNNNNNNNNNNNNNNNNNNNNNNNNttctgttatttttaaggattattctgttatttttaagcatttttctgcagttttaagggtttgttccgcctagtttcagcttcttcagcagctttcagtcaaatcattcagcaaaaaagcattcacactgcattttcgcaggaaatgcaatttctctagtgtTTATTAGAAACCTCCTCAATaaaacagagaaggaaaatTCAATTTCCAGTTTTAAGATTTTGCACTGAGGCACGAAGCTTTGAAGATACTTTTGTGTTATAAACTGGTGAAAACATTTGCAGATGCTCAACCagataataagaaaataaattctaGAATAGAATTAAAGcttgcattttttgttgttctaacCTGATGGTACTTCTTTAGGATGTTGTGCATCTCTGCCACGTCCTCACTGCTGATGGTCTTGATGACGTAGCGTTTGTCGTAGGAGGTATGGAAGCGGGCTCCACTGCGGCCCTGGGCTTCGCTGTTCAACGGAGCGCTGCGCGTCAGAGAGTTCTGCAGACACACggcaaaggaaacaaaaagtcaacaGATGATAGTTTCAGTACGTAAGCGTTAATTTAGCCACATTAAACGC includes the following:
- the pip4k2aa gene encoding phosphatidylinositol 5-phosphate 4-kinase type-2 alpha isoform X2; amino-acid sequence: MASAGGIAAAIASKTKTKKKHFVAQKVKLFRASDPLLSVLMWGVNHSINELSHVQIPIMLMPDDFKAYSKIKVDNHLFNKENMPSHFKFKEYCPLVFRNLRERFGIDDQDFSNSLTRSAPLNSEAQGRSGARFHTSYDKRYVIKTISSEDVAEMHNILKKYHQFIVECHGNTLLPQFLGMYRLTVDGDETYMIVTRNVFSHRLSVYKKYDLKGSTVAREASDKEKPPPPEDVPPRPKSGNVQQRLQTLRIATRFYCAMKHAKELPTYKDNDFINDGQKIHIDGENKKMFLEKLRKDVEFLAQLKLMDYSLLVGIHDVERAEQEEVESEDNEAEEEGESDGGGIGTPPDSPSNTLDSTKPLSPGEFDPAIDVYAIKSNDSAPRKEVYFMAIIDILQHYDAKKKAAHAAKTVKHGAGAEISTVNPEQYSKRFYDFITTILS
- the pip4k2aa gene encoding phosphatidylinositol 5-phosphate 4-kinase type-2 alpha isoform X1, whose amino-acid sequence is MASAGGIAAAIASKTKTKKKHFVAQKVKLFRASDPLLSVLMWGVNHSINELSHVQIPIMLMPDDFKAYSKIKVDNHLFNKENMPSHFKFKEYCPLVFRNLRERFGIDDQDFSNSLTRSAPLNSEAQGRSGARFHTSYDKRYVIKTISSEDVAEMHNILKKYHQFIVECHGNTLLPQFLGMYRLTVDGDETYMIVTRNVFSHRLSVYKKYDLKGSTVAREASDKEKPPPPEDVPPRPKSGNVQQRLQTLRIATRFYCAMKHVRDAKELPTYKDNDFINDGQKIHIDGENKKMFLEKLRKDVEFLAQLKLMDYSLLVGIHDVERAEQEEVESEDNEAEEEGESDGGGIGTPPDSPSNTLDSTKPLSPGEFDPAIDVYAIKSNDSAPRKEVYFMAIIDILQHYDAKKKAAHAAKTVKHGAGAEISTVNPEQYSKRFYDFITTILS
- the pip4k2aa gene encoding phosphatidylinositol 5-phosphate 4-kinase type-2 alpha isoform X3, whose protein sequence is MASAGGIAAAIASKTKTKKKHFVAQKVKLFRASDPLLSVLMWGVNHSINELSHVQIPIMLMPDDFKAYSKIKVDNHLFNKENMPSHFKFKEYCPLVFRNLRERFGIDDQDFSNSLTRSAPLNSEAQGRSGARFHTSYDKRYVIKTISSEDVAEMHNILKKYHQFIVECHGNTLLPQFLGMYRLTVDGDETYMIVTRNVFSHRLSVYKKYDLKGSTVAREASDKEKAKELPTYKDNDFINDGQKIHIDGENKKMFLEKLRKDVEFLAQLKLMDYSLLVGIHDVERAEQEEVESEDNEAEEEGESDGGGIGTPPDSPSNTLDSTKPLSPGEFDPAIDVYAIKSNDSAPRKEVYFMAIIDILQHYDAKKKAAHAAKTVKHGAGAEISTVNPEQYSKRFYDFITTILS
- the pip4k2aa gene encoding phosphatidylinositol 5-phosphate 4-kinase type-2 alpha isoform X4, with amino-acid sequence MASAGGIAAAIASKTKTKKKHFVAQKVKLFRASDPLLSVLMWGVNHSNSLTRSAPLNSEAQGRSGARFHTSYDKRYVIKTISSEDVAEMHNILKKYHQFIVECHGNTLLPQFLGMYRLTVDGDETYMIVTRNVFSHRLSVYKKYDLKGSTVAREASDKEKPPPPEDVPPRPKSGNVQQRLQTLRIATRFYCAMKHVRDAKELPTYKDNDFINDGQKIHIDGENKKMFLEKLRKDVEFLAQLKLMDYSLLVGIHDVERAEQEEVESEDNEAEEEGESDGGGIGTPPDSPSNTLDSTKPLSPGEFDPAIDVYAIKSNDSAPRKEVYFMAIIDILQHYDAKKKAAHAAKTVKHGAGAEISTVNPEQYSKRFYDFITTILS